The following proteins come from a genomic window of Paenibacillus sp. CAA11:
- a CDS encoding CynX/NimT family MFS transporter produces the protein MRNHTDSNPRKSNRSNVPGWLLVLGVILVATTLRAPITSVGPLADTIGAESGISHTMTGMLTTLPLLAFAFFSPLAPRLARRLGMELTMFFGLILLVAGILLRYLPAVWCLFAGTALLGVAIALNNVLLPGLIKREFPHRVGMMTGIYSFSMNALAAVASGISIPLANNPSLGWRGALVSWVALAVLAVLLWLPQLRIKHIPAEAALHGARKQSLWTAPLAWVITLVMGLQSLTFYVGIAWLPEILQGLGLSAASAGWMLSLMQFASLPFSFILPLIAGRLRSQRGLALGVGLLFIISYAGLLWGSPSLVGLWVVLLGIAGGASFSLVVMLFALRSRTAQQAAELSGMAQSVGYLLAATGPALFGLIHDVTRSWTLPLLALLVTSVLILLFGLKAGKPGYVTSE, from the coding sequence ATGAGAAACCACACTGACAGCAACCCCCGGAAGTCAAACCGCTCTAATGTACCCGGCTGGCTGCTGGTCCTTGGCGTAATCCTCGTAGCGACCACGCTTCGTGCGCCGATCACGTCGGTAGGCCCGCTTGCCGATACCATCGGCGCAGAATCGGGGATCAGCCACACGATGACCGGTATGCTAACTACGCTCCCGCTGCTGGCGTTCGCCTTTTTCTCCCCGCTCGCTCCGCGGTTAGCCCGCCGTCTGGGCATGGAGCTTACGATGTTCTTCGGTTTGATTCTGCTGGTCGCCGGCATCCTGCTGCGCTATCTTCCGGCTGTATGGTGCCTGTTCGCAGGAACCGCCCTGCTAGGCGTTGCAATCGCTCTGAACAATGTACTGCTGCCGGGCCTGATTAAACGGGAATTTCCACACCGGGTAGGAATGATGACTGGCATTTATTCATTCTCTATGAATGCGCTGGCCGCTGTTGCCTCAGGGATCAGCATTCCCTTGGCCAACAATCCCAGCCTGGGCTGGCGCGGCGCCCTTGTGAGCTGGGTGGCACTCGCGGTGCTTGCAGTGCTGCTCTGGCTGCCCCAGCTGCGGATCAAGCATATCCCCGCTGAGGCTGCCCTGCATGGCGCGCGCAAGCAGAGCCTATGGACTGCACCGCTGGCCTGGGTAATCACCCTGGTGATGGGCCTTCAGTCCCTGACCTTCTACGTGGGCATTGCCTGGCTGCCCGAAATTCTACAGGGGCTTGGCCTAAGCGCAGCATCCGCAGGCTGGATGCTATCCCTGATGCAGTTTGCCAGCCTGCCTTTTTCCTTCATCCTGCCGCTCATCGCCGGCCGCCTTCGCAGCCAGCGCGGGCTGGCTCTCGGCGTAGGCCTGCTGTTCATCATCTCCTATGCAGGCTTGCTCTGGGGCAGTCCGTCGCTTGTCGGACTGTGGGTAGTCCTGCTCGGCATTGCAGGAGGAGCCAGCTTCAGCCTTGTAGTCATGCTGTTCGCACTGCGCTCCCGCACGGCTCAGCAGGCTGCGGAGCTGTCCGGCATGGCTCAATCCGTCGGCTATTTGCTGGCAGCAACAGGCCCGGCACTGTTCGGACTGATTCATGATGTAACCCGCAGCTGGACACTGCCGCTGCTGGCATTGCTCGTGACCTCTGTGCTTATTCTGCTGTTTGGACTTAAGGCAGGCAAGCCGGGATACGTCACCTCTGAATAA
- a CDS encoding S41 family peptidase, with protein MIKKQTAILLILVSILGSSLLTLLATDSLSFAGAGSPVSGLLRSSEQGPSSDQLDKVKTAMELVKQNYYQDVDTDKLVDGAIQGMMNALNDPFSSYMGKQTAKQFTEQIQGSFTGIGAEVSMENGNVVVVSPIKGSPAEKAGIRAKDILLSVNGQSFEGLTLNEAVAKIRGPKGTVAKVKVKREGSPNPLEFSINRDDIALETVNARMEQGGIGYIEITEFSENTAERFASELAKLESQGMKGLVLDVRNNPGGVLGTVEEMAQRFVPKGKLIVQVEYKSGERKKTVSTGPSSVKPYPVVLLTNKGSASASEILAGALKESAGAKLIGENTYGKGTVQQSYNRPFGDGSLLKITMAKWLTPDGEWIHKKGIKPDVAVAQPDYFSVAPINKEKTLKFDDNNDDVKSAQTMLNGLGYKPGRRDGYFDAGTRDAVRKFQEDQNLPVSGDIDAKTADAMEENLVKKIADPQNDAQLNRAFEEVRQEIAGASSKR; from the coding sequence ATGATTAAGAAGCAGACGGCAATTCTGCTTATTCTGGTGTCGATCCTGGGAAGCAGCCTGCTGACACTGCTGGCTACCGACTCGTTAAGCTTTGCGGGAGCCGGTTCGCCGGTGAGCGGTTTGCTGAGAAGCTCGGAGCAAGGCCCAAGTTCTGACCAGCTGGATAAAGTGAAGACAGCTATGGAACTAGTGAAGCAGAACTATTATCAGGATGTAGATACGGACAAGCTGGTGGATGGAGCCATTCAAGGGATGATGAATGCTCTTAATGATCCGTTCTCCTCTTATATGGGTAAACAGACAGCTAAGCAGTTTACGGAGCAAATTCAGGGCTCCTTTACCGGCATTGGGGCCGAGGTCTCGATGGAGAACGGCAACGTTGTTGTCGTATCGCCAATTAAGGGTTCCCCTGCAGAGAAGGCAGGGATTCGGGCCAAGGATATCCTGCTGTCTGTGAACGGGCAGTCTTTTGAAGGATTAACCCTGAATGAGGCTGTAGCCAAGATTCGCGGGCCGAAGGGCACGGTGGCCAAGGTGAAGGTAAAGCGGGAGGGAAGTCCCAATCCGCTGGAATTCAGCATTAACCGGGATGATATCGCGCTGGAGACTGTGAATGCAAGAATGGAGCAGGGCGGGATCGGTTATATCGAAATTACGGAGTTCTCGGAGAATACGGCCGAACGGTTTGCATCCGAGCTTGCCAAGCTGGAAAGCCAGGGCATGAAGGGACTCGTGCTCGACGTCCGAAATAACCCGGGTGGCGTGCTGGGCACCGTAGAGGAGATGGCTCAGCGGTTTGTGCCAAAGGGCAAGCTGATCGTCCAGGTGGAGTATAAATCTGGGGAACGGAAGAAGACCGTGTCCACTGGACCAAGCAGTGTTAAGCCTTATCCGGTGGTCCTGCTGACCAACAAGGGCAGCGCGAGCGCCTCGGAGATTCTGGCCGGTGCCTTGAAGGAGTCGGCAGGAGCGAAGCTGATCGGTGAGAATACCTACGGTAAAGGCACTGTACAGCAAAGCTATAACCGGCCGTTTGGTGATGGCAGTCTGCTGAAGATTACGATGGCAAAATGGCTCACACCGGATGGGGAGTGGATTCATAAGAAGGGCATCAAGCCGGATGTTGCCGTAGCCCAGCCGGATTATTTCTCAGTTGCCCCTATCAATAAGGAGAAAACTCTGAAATTTGATGATAACAATGACGATGTGAAGAGTGCGCAGACTATGCTGAATGGCCTCGGGTATAAGCCGGGACGGCGTGACGGATATTTCGATGCTGGGACGCGGGATGCAGTTAGGAAGTTCCAGGAAGATCAGAACCTTCCGGTTAGCGGGGACATTGATGCCAAGACCGCGGATGCCATGGAGGAGAACCTGGTTAAAAAAATTGCTGACCCGCAAAATGACGCCCAGTTGAACCGGGCATTTGAAGAAGTCCGGCAGGAGATTGCTGGGGCTTCGTCGAAAAGATAA
- a CDS encoding FadR/GntR family transcriptional regulator — MNLQHASKYSLVEQAAGQLQALVESGAWPVGMRIPPEPELAAQLSVSRGTVREAVRALAHAGLLRVRQGDGTYVCADSTLGSALRQRITRSGAAETFEVRYALEQEAARLAAIRKSAADLELMRSCLDQCRKAIRAEDKAAYIRADLEFHRALIAASHNSLLEELYRHMTEALQQFIDVSLEEKGVNLVLQMEAHEQLYTAIQNKDKEEAARAVRLYLQTAWAQIPSPPDTI; from the coding sequence GTGAATCTGCAGCATGCAAGCAAATATTCGCTCGTTGAACAAGCGGCCGGGCAGCTTCAAGCCCTAGTTGAATCCGGTGCCTGGCCGGTCGGTATGCGAATTCCGCCAGAGCCCGAGCTGGCTGCCCAGCTCTCGGTAAGCCGCGGCACGGTGCGGGAGGCTGTCCGCGCTTTGGCCCATGCCGGGCTGCTTCGGGTCCGGCAGGGCGATGGCACCTACGTCTGTGCCGATAGTACCCTCGGCTCTGCCCTTCGCCAGCGAATTACCCGGTCGGGGGCCGCCGAGACCTTCGAGGTGCGTTACGCCCTGGAACAAGAGGCGGCCAGGCTGGCGGCTATCCGCAAGTCTGCGGCAGACCTGGAGCTGATGCGTAGCTGCCTTGACCAGTGCCGCAAAGCCATTAGGGCAGAGGATAAGGCCGCCTATATAAGGGCCGACCTTGAGTTCCACCGCGCGCTGATCGCCGCGTCACACAACAGCTTGCTTGAGGAATTGTATCGTCACATGACAGAGGCCCTTCAGCAATTTATCGACGTTTCACTGGAAGAGAAAGGCGTGAACCTTGTGCTGCAAATGGAAGCACATGAGCAGCTGTATACGGCCATCCAGAACAAAGATAAAGAAGAGGCTGCCCGTGCGGTGCGTCTATATCTTCAGACTGCCTGGGCACAAATCCCTTCCCCTCCAGACACTATATAA
- the ftsX gene encoding permease-like cell division protein FtsX, giving the protein MSFRTFLRHLREGTKNIFRNGWMSVASITSIIVSLFILGVFILLVINVNSFADDADSQVQISAFLNTKVDDTTRQTLQSEIGQMPEVSRVTFVPKSQGLKEFRDKLGKDGKDLLEGYTEETNPIPDTLKVEVIEPSTVPFVASKINDLNKKYKSQPIYKVNYGKGTVEKLFKVTRMIRNIGFVFVAGLGLMAMFLISNTIRVTILARRREISIMKLVGATNYFIRWPFFVEGGLIGLIGSVITVVVLYTGYNGLMSSIGHNVTLGFQLVPMSQFGFYLAALLIGLGMLIGIWGSTVSIRKFLKV; this is encoded by the coding sequence ATGAGTTTTAGGACCTTCTTGCGTCACCTGCGGGAAGGGACGAAGAACATTTTCCGCAATGGCTGGATGTCAGTCGCATCCATAACTTCTATTATTGTCTCTTTGTTTATTCTAGGCGTATTTATACTGCTAGTTATTAACGTAAATTCCTTCGCTGATGATGCGGACAGTCAGGTGCAAATCAGCGCCTTTCTAAATACGAAGGTGGACGATACCACCCGCCAGACGCTGCAAAGCGAAATTGGCCAGATGCCGGAAGTGAGCCGGGTTACCTTTGTGCCAAAGTCACAGGGACTGAAGGAATTCCGGGACAAGCTCGGTAAGGATGGCAAGGACCTGTTGGAGGGGTATACGGAGGAGACTAACCCTATCCCGGATACGTTGAAGGTGGAGGTCATCGAACCGTCCACCGTCCCTTTTGTGGCAAGTAAGATCAATGATCTGAACAAGAAATACAAGAGTCAGCCGATCTATAAAGTCAATTATGGCAAAGGAACGGTTGAGAAGTTGTTTAAAGTTACCCGCATGATCCGCAACATCGGTTTTGTCTTTGTAGCAGGCTTAGGTTTGATGGCAATGTTCCTGATTTCCAATACAATCCGGGTTACGATTCTTGCACGGCGCCGTGAGATCAGCATCATGAAGCTGGTGGGTGCTACCAACTATTTTATACGATGGCCCTTTTTTGTGGAGGGCGGGCTGATCGGCCTGATCGGTTCCGTGATTACGGTAGTTGTCTTATATACAGGTTATAACGGCCTAATGAGCTCTATAGGGCATAATGTGACGCTTGGCTTCCAGCTAGTTCCGATGAGTCAGTTCGGGTTTTATCTGGCGGCTCTATTGATCGGGCTCGGCATGCTCATTGGCATATGGGGGAGCACCGTATCGATTCGCAAGTTCCTTAAGGTGTAG
- a CDS encoding bactofilin family protein translates to MEDWQVRPDLIVSGMTTSAGGSFNVVKIDGMGKVNGDLNCVSMDVNGTLKMQGGITGEQVSINGMGTVEGTVECDSLRIDGMATIQGMVQCSELKVNGKGKFQGNVHGERLSIDGSAVVEGDVECELFGSAGTINIQGLLNAGTVEIRLNGSSEVKEIGGEHIRISNPDHVRFWKQLGLGGVPRMKADVIEGDEVYLENTHADKVRGARIYIGRGCKIRQVEYTETYEQDPDASVGSSSQA, encoded by the coding sequence ATGGAAGATTGGCAAGTAAGGCCGGACCTGATTGTATCCGGGATGACGACCTCGGCCGGGGGCAGTTTCAATGTAGTGAAGATTGATGGTATGGGCAAAGTCAACGGCGATTTGAATTGTGTATCCATGGACGTAAATGGAACGCTCAAGATGCAGGGGGGAATCACAGGAGAGCAGGTGTCCATCAACGGGATGGGCACGGTAGAAGGCACGGTGGAGTGTGATTCCCTTCGCATTGATGGGATGGCTACCATTCAGGGGATGGTGCAATGCAGCGAGCTTAAGGTGAACGGAAAGGGAAAGTTCCAAGGGAACGTGCATGGGGAGCGGCTATCTATTGATGGGAGTGCTGTCGTAGAGGGGGATGTCGAATGCGAACTTTTCGGCTCGGCTGGTACGATCAACATTCAAGGCCTGCTTAATGCTGGAACTGTCGAGATCCGTCTGAACGGTTCCTCAGAGGTGAAGGAGATTGGGGGAGAACACATTCGGATTAGCAACCCCGATCATGTTCGCTTCTGGAAGCAACTCGGCCTTGGGGGGGTACCGCGAATGAAAGCGGATGTGATTGAAGGCGATGAAGTGTATCTAGAGAATACCCATGCGGATAAAGTGCGCGGAGCGCGGATTTATATAGGGCGGGGCTGTAAGATACGTCAGGTGGAGTACACAGAGACCTATGAGCAGGACCCGGATGCGAGTGTGGGCAGCAGCAGCCAAGCTTAG
- the ftsE gene encoding cell division ATP-binding protein FtsE — MIEMQDVWKTYPNGTHALQGVSVKIDRNEFVYIVGPSGAGKSTFMKLIYREEIPTKGQISVNGFNIGKLKPRKIPYVRRNIGVIFQDFRLLPRLTAYENVAFALEVIEAPKKVMKKRVMEVLDLVGLKNKANRTPSQLSGGEQQRIAIARAIVNNPSVIIADEPTGNLDPETSWGIMQLLDEINFRGTTIVMATHNRDIVNTMRKRVIAIEHGNIVRDQVRGEYGYEF; from the coding sequence GTGATTGAAATGCAAGATGTCTGGAAGACCTATCCGAACGGCACCCATGCTCTGCAGGGGGTTTCGGTGAAGATCGACCGGAATGAGTTTGTATATATCGTCGGCCCGTCCGGTGCAGGTAAATCGACATTTATGAAGCTTATTTATAGAGAAGAGATTCCAACCAAAGGGCAGATCTCCGTCAACGGATTTAATATCGGCAAGCTAAAGCCCAGGAAGATTCCTTATGTCAGACGGAATATCGGCGTGATTTTCCAGGATTTCAGACTGTTGCCTAGGCTTACTGCCTATGAGAACGTAGCTTTTGCGCTGGAGGTAATTGAAGCGCCGAAGAAGGTTATGAAGAAACGCGTCATGGAGGTACTCGATCTGGTCGGGCTGAAGAACAAGGCCAATCGGACCCCATCCCAGCTCTCCGGGGGGGAGCAGCAGCGGATCGCGATTGCCCGTGCAATCGTGAATAACCCGTCGGTCATCATTGCTGATGAGCCGACAGGGAACCTTGACCCAGAAACCTCATGGGGTATCATGCAGCTGCTGGATGAGATCAATTTCCGCGGAACGACTATTGTGATGGCCACGCATAACCGCGACATTGTTAATACGATGCGCAAGCGGGTTATTGCCATTGAGCACGGCAACATTGTGAGAGACCAGGTGAGAGGAGAATACGGATATGAGTTTTAG
- a CDS encoding YhbD family protein has translation MSEGLISKKELLDLTGISYGQLYRWKRKNLIPEDWFIRKSSFTGQETFFPRDRILPRIDKILNMKEGLSLDELADMFSPSLGEVQLSADQLKERNIVSNITLDLYEQSASAKEKYEWEQILAMYVLEKLLHDGAITREEGIMLVGVMNDYYSRFAGNACELVLIRKMGVPVLMLMSQADEVFFDRGVKVVFKLGMQQCTEELKLKIGDWEES, from the coding sequence ATGAGCGAGGGTCTCATTTCGAAGAAAGAGCTGCTGGACCTGACAGGGATATCGTACGGACAGCTGTATCGTTGGAAGCGAAAAAACTTGATTCCGGAGGATTGGTTTATTCGAAAGTCTTCTTTTACTGGACAGGAAACATTTTTTCCCCGGGACCGGATTCTGCCGAGAATCGACAAAATCCTGAATATGAAGGAAGGCTTGTCTCTAGACGAGTTGGCTGATATGTTCTCTCCTAGTCTGGGTGAGGTGCAGCTGTCGGCTGATCAGCTCAAGGAACGTAACATTGTTTCAAATATTACATTGGATTTGTACGAACAATCTGCTTCCGCCAAAGAAAAGTATGAATGGGAACAAATTCTGGCTATGTATGTACTCGAAAAGCTGCTTCATGACGGTGCCATCACCCGTGAAGAGGGGATCATGCTGGTCGGAGTGATGAATGACTATTATTCCCGTTTTGCAGGCAACGCTTGTGAGCTGGTGCTAATCCGCAAAATGGGTGTGCCCGTCCTGATGCTCATGTCGCAGGCGGATGAAGTATTTTTTGATCGTGGTGTCAAGGTTGTTTTTAAGCTAGGGATGCAGCAGTGTACAGAGGAACTGAAGCTCAAAATAGGGGATTGGGAGGAATCATGA
- a CDS encoding murein hydrolase activator EnvC family protein — protein MKKWISVVAVIVVAFSIFQPTAGFAEKRTINQIDKELKQLQEQAKSAEWKQRQAEKKKQEAQHYVNKNVNYLKDIMAQIETVGNELAQISADIDQTEEDLRNTAVKLDQTEQRIEERSKLLDSRVRLMYTDGAVSYLDVLLSSTSFADFLNRADSLESIAQQDQTLLDEHKRDKALVLEQKKALEQQYEKAKTLYAKAEANRQLLAEKEQEKQVLIAKYSDQVEENDGISEEQDRLLVQLASKRSALAKEKNKIKAEQIYTYQQKLKKQREAAKKAAASRNSSTSKASSTSYVSGNGTFSLPVGNARISSNYGYRIHPITGKKKLHSGIDFAVPQGTSVHAAEGGVVIVAEWWSGYGNCVIIDHGDNTWTLYGHLRNGGFKVSKGDTVKRGDVIAESGSTGQSTGPHLHFEVRLNGDPVDPAPYL, from the coding sequence TTGAAAAAATGGATTTCTGTCGTTGCCGTGATCGTTGTGGCCTTTAGTATATTTCAGCCTACCGCCGGTTTTGCCGAGAAGAGAACGATCAATCAGATCGATAAAGAGCTTAAGCAGCTTCAAGAGCAAGCTAAGTCTGCGGAGTGGAAGCAGAGACAGGCGGAGAAGAAGAAGCAGGAAGCTCAGCATTATGTCAATAAGAACGTCAATTATTTGAAGGATATTATGGCGCAAATCGAGACGGTCGGTAATGAGCTGGCACAGATTTCGGCAGACATTGACCAGACTGAAGAGGATTTGCGGAATACAGCCGTGAAGCTTGATCAGACCGAGCAGCGCATTGAGGAGCGCAGCAAGCTGCTGGATTCGCGAGTCAGGCTAATGTACACGGATGGAGCGGTGTCCTATTTGGATGTACTGCTGTCATCGACAAGCTTTGCGGATTTCTTGAACCGGGCGGATTCCCTCGAATCCATCGCTCAGCAGGATCAGACGCTGCTGGACGAGCATAAGCGGGACAAGGCGCTAGTGCTTGAGCAGAAGAAGGCACTTGAGCAGCAGTATGAGAAGGCCAAGACTCTTTATGCGAAAGCAGAAGCCAATCGCCAGCTGCTTGCCGAGAAGGAACAAGAGAAGCAGGTGCTGATTGCCAAATACTCCGATCAGGTAGAGGAGAATGACGGCATTAGCGAAGAGCAGGATCGTCTGCTTGTGCAATTGGCCTCTAAGCGGTCCGCTTTGGCCAAGGAGAAGAACAAGATTAAGGCAGAGCAAATCTATACGTACCAGCAGAAATTGAAGAAGCAGCGTGAAGCTGCGAAGAAGGCGGCTGCTTCCAGAAATTCTTCAACCTCCAAAGCCTCCAGTACTTCTTATGTATCGGGGAATGGCACATTCTCACTTCCGGTAGGTAATGCCCGTATATCTTCAAACTACGGTTACCGGATTCACCCGATTACCGGCAAGAAGAAGCTTCACTCCGGGATCGACTTCGCGGTGCCGCAGGGAACAAGCGTTCACGCAGCCGAGGGCGGGGTCGTGATCGTGGCTGAATGGTGGAGCGGCTATGGGAATTGTGTAATCATTGATCATGGAGATAATACGTGGACCCTGTACGGCCATCTTCGCAACGGCGGCTTTAAGGTATCCAAGGGAGATACCGTTAAGCGCGGGGACGTGATCGCAGAGTCCGGCAGCACAGGCCAGTCTACCGGTCCTCACCTGCACTTTGAGGTTCGGTTGAACGGAGACCCGGTTGATCCGGCACCTTACTTGTAA
- a CDS encoding VanW family protein: protein MRKWHLGLIILISLILFASLIFGILHLYAGKQEIPEGVTLGGYPVGKLKTTDVLAQLDQAAKDTLLQEVVFTTGGTEVRGTWEDIGVQYSFEEFRTALTDLTRGNLWERAKRRYYFKEFWKLQAVWEPSRLKQALSSEWEIRQFGEAVDARRLIGADDQIRYEPERTVQRIDWEALGEAIMKQVPKQLESGGASSLKPVFIKLPLKEQAPPVTVDSLKQQGIQRRIIQFSTGFNTSSEGRIHNVDSAARAVDGTLLAPGDIFDYEKAIEKAEREYGFREAPVIISGKFVPGVGGGICQVSSTLYGAVIRAGLGIVERRNHSLPVKYLPKGQDATFSRGYINFRFQNTTSSYLLISAKTTPGGLIIKLFGNAPQNIRYSIHTKITDTIQPPIQYISNPSLPQGSSQTIRAGRVGYIVETYRTKYIDGVAQKPELLTRDTYPAQSAIIAVRSAQTDLGSTPGPSQTEPLIIEDGISIP, encoded by the coding sequence TTGAGAAAATGGCATTTGGGGCTTATTATACTGATCTCATTAATCTTATTCGCATCCCTGATTTTTGGGATACTTCATTTATATGCAGGCAAGCAAGAAATACCGGAGGGTGTAACACTGGGAGGGTATCCGGTAGGAAAGCTTAAGACGACAGATGTACTGGCGCAGCTGGATCAAGCCGCCAAGGATACGCTCCTTCAAGAGGTGGTCTTCACGACTGGAGGGACGGAGGTTCGCGGTACCTGGGAAGACATTGGTGTCCAATACAGCTTTGAGGAGTTTAGAACAGCACTGACGGATCTGACCCGGGGAAACCTGTGGGAAAGAGCCAAGCGACGGTATTACTTCAAGGAATTCTGGAAGCTGCAGGCGGTCTGGGAGCCGTCTCGGCTCAAACAGGCACTTAGCTCTGAATGGGAAATCCGGCAGTTCGGGGAAGCTGTGGATGCGCGGCGTCTGATCGGAGCAGACGACCAAATTCGTTATGAGCCTGAGCGCACCGTTCAGCGGATTGACTGGGAAGCGCTTGGTGAAGCCATCATGAAGCAGGTCCCCAAGCAGCTCGAATCGGGCGGCGCTTCTTCACTTAAGCCCGTATTTATCAAGCTCCCGCTCAAGGAACAAGCTCCACCGGTTACAGTGGACAGCTTGAAACAGCAGGGGATTCAGCGAAGAATCATTCAGTTCTCTACCGGGTTTAATACAAGCAGCGAGGGCAGAATCCATAATGTAGATTCAGCTGCCCGAGCTGTAGATGGTACGCTGCTGGCTCCAGGCGACATCTTCGACTATGAGAAAGCCATTGAAAAGGCCGAGCGTGAATATGGCTTTCGGGAAGCACCTGTCATTATTTCCGGGAAGTTTGTCCCCGGCGTGGGCGGCGGCATCTGCCAGGTATCGAGCACCCTATATGGAGCGGTAATCCGCGCCGGGCTCGGCATTGTAGAAAGGCGCAACCATTCGTTGCCGGTCAAATACCTACCCAAAGGCCAGGACGCAACCTTCTCGCGGGGATATATTAATTTCCGGTTCCAGAACACAACTTCGAGCTATCTGCTAATTTCAGCCAAGACCACCCCTGGAGGTCTGATTATCAAATTGTTCGGCAACGCTCCGCAGAACATCCGCTACAGTATCCATACCAAAATCACTGACACGATTCAACCGCCAATTCAATACATCAGCAACCCGTCACTGCCTCAAGGCAGCAGCCAGACAATTCGTGCCGGCCGGGTAGGCTACATTGTTGAGACCTACCGGACAAAATATATTGACGGTGTCGCCCAAAAGCCAGAGCTGCTCACCCGGGACACTTATCCCGCTCAATCCGCCATCATCGCCGTTCGCTCTGCCCAGACGGACCTCGGCAGCACCCCGGGACCGTCCCAGACCGAGCCGCTGATTATAGAAGACGGCATCTCGATACCCTGA